AGTTCACGTCGCGGAAACGCAGCGCCAGTCGGCGTACCAGGTAGGCGTCCAGGCCCTGCGCATGCAAGACCTTGGGGATCTCGTAAATGCTGGACGCATCGGGGCAGCTGATCACGGCCTCGGTATCGACGTCGCAGAACATCGCAATCTTGCGCTTGATGGAATCGGGGATCGGCAGTCCCGACCGGCAGACGATCGCGTCCGGGACGATGCCGGAGCTGCGCAGCGCAGCCACCGAATGCTGAGTCGGCTTGGTCTTCAGCTCGCCGCTCGGGCCGATGAAGGGCACCAGCGAAACATGCAGGAAGAAGACGTTGTCGCGTCCGATGTCGTGACGCACCTGGCGCGCGGCCTCCAAGAAGGGCTGCGATTCGATGTCGCCTACAGTGCCGCCCATCTCGTGAATGACGATGTCGTCATCGGGACGTGCCACACCGAGCATGCGCTCCTTGATGGCGTTGGTGATGTGCGGGATCACCTGAACGCATTCTCCGAGGTAGTCACCGCGGCGTTCGGCCTGGATCACGGTCGAATAGACCTGACCGGTCGTGACGTTGGCCTCGGCGCTCAGATTGCGATCGAGGAAGCGTTCGTAGTGGCCGATGTCGAGATCGGTTTCGGCGCCGTCATCGGTAACGAACACCTCGCCGTGCTGGAACGGATTCATCGTTCCGGGATCGACGTTGAGATAGGGGTCGAGCTTCTGCATGGTCACCCGCAGTCCGCGGGCCACCAGCAGACTGCCGAGACTGGACGCCGTCAGGCCCTTTCCCAGTGAGGAGGCAACGCCCCCAGTAACGAATACGTGCTTGGTCTGTTTAGCGCTACCCACGGGCCTTCAGCCTACAGTGACACAGCCGACAATTCATGTCGGGCGTGTTACGTCTTCGGCGCGCTGCGTGCCCTTCAGGCATCTGAATCCGCTGGCGGCCGTGCTGGAATGGAGGTATGAGCCTGCCACTCGATCTGCCCATCGATCCGATGCTCGCCAGCGCGGTCGACCGGATTCC
The Brooklawnia propionicigenes DNA segment above includes these coding regions:
- a CDS encoding CTP synthase; translation: MGSAKQTKHVFVTGGVASSLGKGLTASSLGSLLVARGLRVTMQKLDPYLNVDPGTMNPFQHGEVFVTDDGAETDLDIGHYERFLDRNLSAEANVTTGQVYSTVIQAERRGDYLGECVQVIPHITNAIKERMLGVARPDDDIVIHEMGGTVGDIESQPFLEAARQVRHDIGRDNVFFLHVSLVPFIGPSGELKTKPTQHSVAALRSSGIVPDAIVCRSGLPIPDSIKRKIAMFCDVDTEAVISCPDASSIYEIPKVLHAQGLDAYLVRRLALRFRDVNWTKWDDLLDRIRHPKHEIVIALVGKYIDLPDAYLSVVEAIRAGGFANWAKVDIRWVPSDECETPEGAAAKLGDVDGIVVPGGFGIRGVEGKLGAIRYAREHKIPILGLCLGLQCMVIEFARDVAGIEDAASSEFDPDTSAPVIATMAEQQAIVSGDGDMGGSMRLGAYPADLVKGTLVQQLYGRIKVSERHRHRYEVNNAYRKQLEEAGLVFSGLSPDRNLVEFIELPTETHPFFVATQAHPEFKSRPITSHPLFKGLIAAAVEYHGQHNASH